A DNA window from Pseudarthrobacter sp. W1I19 contains the following coding sequences:
- a CDS encoding ferredoxin reductase, producing the protein MTGLWRVAEVVSGVPESETSRTIGLRVDGLMGNLAGQHIDIRLTADDGYSAVRSYSVATAGTDELLEITVDELPDGEVSPYLVRDVAIGDQLEIRGPVGGWFVWRPTDTNPVQLIAGGSGIVPLMSMIRAHEASENPSQFRLLYSLKSPKAGFYREELLTLSRESPKLTVDYVYTREAPPGWSATPQRLTAEVLLASILPADPAPDIFICGQTVFVETVAEWLVQAGYPAASIKTERFGGTGGTL; encoded by the coding sequence ATGACCGGGCTCTGGCGCGTCGCCGAAGTGGTCAGCGGCGTGCCCGAATCGGAAACGTCCAGAACCATCGGCCTGCGGGTTGACGGTTTGATGGGCAACCTCGCCGGACAGCACATCGATATCCGGCTTACGGCGGACGACGGTTATTCGGCGGTCCGCTCCTACTCCGTGGCGACGGCCGGCACGGATGAGCTCCTGGAGATCACTGTTGACGAATTGCCTGACGGTGAAGTCTCCCCCTATCTGGTCAGGGATGTTGCCATCGGCGACCAGCTGGAGATCCGTGGCCCTGTGGGCGGCTGGTTCGTCTGGCGTCCGACGGATACGAACCCGGTGCAGCTGATCGCGGGCGGATCCGGCATCGTGCCGCTGATGTCCATGATCCGGGCGCATGAGGCCTCGGAAAACCCATCCCAGTTCCGGCTGTTGTATTCACTCAAGTCACCCAAGGCGGGGTTCTACCGCGAAGAGCTGCTGACCTTGAGCCGGGAATCCCCCAAACTGACCGTGGACTATGTCTACACACGCGAAGCGCCACCGGGCTGGTCGGCGACTCCTCAACGGCTCACGGCGGAGGTGCTTCTGGCGAGTATCCTGCCGGCGGACCCTGCACCTGACATCTTTATTTGTGGCCAGACTGTCTTCGTCGAAACGGTCGCAGAATGGCTGGTCCAGGCAGGCTATCCCGCCGCCTCGATCAAGACCGAACGCTTCGGCGGAACGGGAGGAACCCTGTGA
- a CDS encoding DUF6510 family protein: MSGKHAIPGAENPGAEDRDIAGSEHNPIPHLDGNAAAGPLWEVFRFDIVAAIGRCKHCGAVRAFAEARVYADAPGIVVRCSSCEGVLLRLVETPTQYWLDLSGLSYLQIDREG, from the coding sequence GTGAGCGGCAAACACGCTATCCCCGGAGCTGAGAACCCGGGCGCTGAGGACCGGGACATCGCCGGTAGTGAGCACAACCCGATACCCCATCTCGATGGAAACGCGGCGGCAGGACCCCTGTGGGAAGTGTTCCGCTTCGATATCGTCGCGGCGATCGGACGGTGCAAGCACTGCGGCGCGGTCCGGGCCTTCGCGGAGGCAAGGGTCTACGCTGACGCCCCGGGCATCGTGGTGCGCTGCAGTTCCTGCGAGGGCGTCCTGTTGCGCCTGGTGGAGACTCCCACCCAGTACTGGCTCGACCTCAGCGGACTCAGCTACCTGCAGATCGACCGCGAGGGCTAG
- a CDS encoding type II toxin-antitoxin system PemK/MazF family toxin: protein MNRGELWTVWGRTYAQKPRPALIMQDDLFAASESITLLPLTSHLTDAPLLRLTVNPSSLTGLVGTEQSDHGGQADNRTTR, encoded by the coding sequence GTGAATCGTGGTGAGCTCTGGACGGTATGGGGCAGAACGTATGCGCAGAAACCGCGGCCGGCGCTCATCATGCAGGATGACCTGTTTGCCGCATCAGAATCGATCACCCTTCTCCCGCTGACCTCGCACCTCACGGACGCTCCATTGCTCCGGCTGACGGTGAACCCCAGTTCCTTGACAGGGTTGGTTGGCACCGAGCAGTCAGATCATGGTGGCCAAGCTGACAACCGTACGACGCGCTAA
- a CDS encoding antitoxin MazE-like protein → MGVRDRVARHRAAMRERGFRQIQMWVPDARTDEFSREAERQALEVAAAERACDDQDFIEQISEDLPE, encoded by the coding sequence ATGGGCGTTAGGGATCGAGTTGCCCGTCACCGTGCCGCAATGCGCGAACGGGGCTTCCGGCAGATTCAGATGTGGGTGCCGGACGCGCGCACGGACGAGTTCAGTCGGGAGGCTGAACGTCAGGCGCTGGAGGTTGCCGCTGCCGAGCGTGCCTGCGACGATCAGGACTTCATCGAGCAGATCTCGGAAGACTTGCCGGAGTGA
- a CDS encoding Wadjet anti-phage system protein JetD domain-containing protein: MTPAGATAQALKKYNRHVGPWSVGGDASLPLGIPLHPPTEAQALASVSTAVDWAKSWEGIDSVVWTERRWASLGQQRIPDRVQLDTPAAVAAFAGKSTHWQRAYSRAKALLDSVPLPHTDLFATAVGRSAVELVALAPEDFTRLAGVLEWLRVHPASGLYIRQLPIRGVDTKWVQKYRPLVTRLHEAATGRSGLGLADKPDLVRVRFLDPALAPGGLADLAAPVTELAAMDLNPEVVYVFENLESVLAMPPLRGAVVFHGSGYAVDRLARIPWIRDVGVIYWGDLDSHGFGILNRLRAQHIAVSTVLMDVATLEAFKDLWGHEPQPAVGTMQHLLPEELATVEQLAIRGNVRLEQERIDWSTAMKALISTRR, encoded by the coding sequence GTGACTCCTGCCGGGGCGACCGCGCAGGCGCTCAAGAAATATAACCGTCACGTCGGTCCGTGGTCGGTAGGCGGCGACGCGTCGCTTCCCTTGGGCATCCCCTTGCATCCGCCCACCGAAGCGCAGGCCTTGGCCTCCGTGTCCACCGCCGTCGACTGGGCCAAGTCATGGGAGGGGATTGACTCCGTGGTCTGGACAGAACGTCGGTGGGCAAGTCTGGGCCAGCAGAGGATTCCCGACCGTGTGCAACTCGACACCCCTGCGGCCGTCGCGGCATTTGCCGGCAAAAGCACCCACTGGCAACGGGCATATTCTAGGGCCAAGGCGCTGCTCGACTCGGTGCCGCTGCCCCATACGGACCTGTTTGCGACCGCTGTGGGCCGCAGCGCCGTGGAACTCGTCGCTTTGGCTCCCGAAGACTTCACCCGCCTCGCCGGGGTACTGGAATGGCTCAGAGTGCATCCGGCGTCTGGACTGTATATCCGCCAGTTGCCCATCCGCGGAGTCGACACCAAATGGGTCCAGAAGTATAGGCCCCTCGTCACGCGACTGCATGAAGCAGCCACCGGTAGAAGCGGATTGGGATTGGCGGACAAACCGGATCTGGTCCGCGTCCGTTTCCTCGACCCCGCTCTGGCGCCGGGAGGATTGGCGGATCTGGCTGCACCGGTCACGGAGTTGGCCGCTATGGACCTAAACCCTGAAGTGGTCTATGTATTTGAGAATCTGGAGTCCGTATTGGCCATGCCACCTCTACGGGGTGCTGTGGTGTTCCATGGCTCCGGCTACGCCGTGGACCGGTTGGCCCGCATCCCGTGGATCCGTGATGTTGGCGTGATCTACTGGGGCGACCTGGACAGCCACGGCTTTGGCATTTTGAACCGCTTGCGGGCCCAACACATTGCAGTCAGCACTGTGTTGATGGACGTCGCCACTTTGGAGGCATTCAAAGACCTGTGGGGGCACGAGCCCCAGCCTGCCGTTGGGACCATGCAGCACCTTCTGCCGGAAGAGCTTGCCACAGTGGAACAGCTAGCAATACGCGGCAACGTGCGCCTGGAACAGGAACGAATCGACTGGAGTACTGCCATGAAAGCGCTAATTTCGACACGGCGTTGA
- a CDS encoding ATP-binding protein has translation MSMTMAATAPGTRTGQWRLERVELLNWGTFQGHHRLDIARKGFLLTGHSGSGKSSLVDAISAVLTPRGKLHFNAAAQDTSARGEDRTIVSYIRGAWRRSADDETGEVRAEYLRTGATFSGILLRYNDNTGAKPVLLLKLYHLRRGSNTPAEVSELSILLQEDATLTDFVDYLRNGIETRRIKSTWPAAYVTDKHSAFASRFCRLMGISGENAVLLLHKTQSAKSLGSLDDLFRQFMLDKPKTFDIATTAVAQFGELSEAHRLVVEAREQVEHLRSMEEPARSFRLSSARAAEAAALAVALPSFKDEWKLKLAMDAKTAAESAALTAQYDVDMTTSTTAELDQAHSAARRLVVDHGGQALRDQQGQLDLAQERNRVVLGRRAELASKLEAVGITFPASFEEYEELRAAARTERSAFHDAQVASRRAINELHEARAAAKAKVRDLETELKSLRGRRSNLGDRLVSARSVVAEAAGLPASAFPFAGELLEVRKEFADWTGAIERVLRPLATVMLVPETHIDRVRDAVDRLFLGTRLVFESVPSRAELPRPARTERSLVSRVQVADGPMAGWLHSVLSVNYDYECVDAPAELSGSEKAVTHAGQVKRSRTRHEKDDRSRVDDRSTWVLGFDNVDKLEHLSSLLQAARVKADQLAAEVDAAENRRETERLRAEALALTETHKWDQLDSARASSRVERHKERLEEILAASGDLRAAEAAAMEAGARWEAAQKAQQAAMETLAEVKTELAGLNRIVLGLEPRVAGATEVPEELGNLLRERFLGQRRSIVHEVIDEVALTVATGLGAEEKLATSQAAAARTAFASLAGEFRRLWAAKAGDLTDQVEDAGGYLALLEQLVADRLPDFETRFFELVERQSQQNVATLANEIRRAPLEVRDRVAPINGSLKRSAFDAGRFLKIVVKENRGELGRKFLSDLQDISTGSWVAKNRDEAEAKFEVMRRLMERLASSEPGDTSWRNQCLDTRLHVRFTATEVDFAGRQLNVYDSSAGLSGGQRQKLVTFCLAAALRYQLAGDDEDVPRYGTVIMDEAFDKADSNFTRIAMDVFTEFGFHMVLATPLKLLQTLEDYIGGMAVITCRDFQDSRIGSLSMDDDDGPDSAPLRAEVPARERPAVAALSDTGNAEDPAETGALF, from the coding sequence ATGAGCATGACGATGGCGGCCACGGCACCAGGCACCCGGACCGGTCAGTGGCGGCTGGAACGGGTAGAGCTGCTCAACTGGGGGACGTTTCAAGGCCACCACCGCCTGGACATTGCACGAAAGGGCTTCCTGCTAACTGGACATTCCGGCTCGGGAAAGTCCTCGCTGGTCGACGCCATCTCAGCCGTGCTGACGCCTCGCGGAAAGCTGCATTTCAACGCGGCCGCCCAGGACACCTCCGCCCGGGGGGAAGACCGGACGATTGTGAGCTACATCCGCGGCGCGTGGCGGCGCAGCGCCGATGACGAAACGGGCGAAGTGCGTGCGGAATATCTGCGTACCGGCGCCACGTTTAGCGGCATCCTGCTGCGCTACAACGACAACACAGGGGCTAAGCCCGTGCTGTTGCTCAAGCTGTACCACCTGCGCCGAGGCTCCAACACGCCCGCTGAAGTCAGCGAATTGAGTATCCTCCTTCAGGAGGATGCGACGCTCACCGATTTTGTCGACTACCTTCGCAACGGCATCGAGACCCGGCGCATCAAGAGCACTTGGCCGGCCGCATACGTCACCGACAAGCATTCGGCCTTTGCCAGCCGCTTCTGCCGCCTGATGGGCATCTCCGGCGAGAATGCCGTCCTTCTGCTGCACAAGACGCAATCGGCCAAGTCGCTGGGCAGCCTTGATGACCTATTCCGCCAATTCATGCTGGACAAGCCGAAGACGTTCGACATCGCCACTACCGCAGTGGCGCAGTTTGGCGAATTGTCCGAGGCCCACCGGCTGGTGGTGGAGGCGCGCGAGCAGGTGGAACACCTGCGGAGTATGGAGGAACCGGCCCGCAGCTTTAGGCTCAGCAGTGCCCGTGCGGCCGAGGCCGCCGCACTTGCCGTGGCGCTGCCAAGCTTCAAAGATGAATGGAAGCTCAAGCTGGCCATGGACGCCAAAACGGCGGCCGAGTCCGCTGCGCTGACCGCACAGTACGACGTCGATATGACGACCTCCACCACAGCAGAATTGGACCAGGCTCACTCGGCCGCCCGGCGACTGGTGGTCGACCATGGCGGCCAGGCCCTGCGCGACCAACAGGGTCAGTTGGACCTCGCACAGGAACGCAATCGCGTTGTTCTGGGGCGGCGGGCCGAGCTGGCCTCGAAGCTTGAGGCGGTGGGTATCACCTTTCCCGCCAGCTTTGAAGAGTATGAGGAACTTCGGGCTGCGGCCCGCACTGAACGCAGCGCCTTCCATGACGCCCAAGTGGCCAGCCGACGGGCGATCAATGAGCTCCATGAGGCCCGCGCCGCCGCCAAAGCGAAAGTCCGTGACCTCGAAACGGAGCTCAAATCCCTTCGCGGTCGACGGTCCAATCTTGGCGACAGGCTCGTCAGCGCGAGGTCCGTCGTAGCCGAAGCGGCGGGCCTACCGGCGTCCGCGTTTCCGTTCGCTGGTGAGCTGTTGGAGGTCCGGAAGGAGTTCGCCGACTGGACCGGAGCCATCGAGCGGGTGCTGCGCCCCCTGGCCACCGTCATGCTCGTCCCGGAGACGCACATTGACCGAGTGCGCGACGCCGTCGACAGGCTATTTCTGGGTACGCGGCTTGTCTTTGAATCCGTCCCGAGCCGGGCGGAACTGCCGCGGCCAGCAAGGACCGAGCGGTCCCTAGTCTCGCGGGTGCAAGTGGCGGACGGTCCTATGGCCGGGTGGCTGCACTCGGTCTTGTCCGTCAACTATGACTACGAATGCGTGGATGCACCCGCGGAACTAAGCGGTTCGGAGAAAGCCGTAACCCATGCCGGGCAGGTCAAACGTTCCCGCACCCGTCATGAAAAAGACGATCGGTCACGAGTGGATGATCGCTCTACATGGGTGCTTGGATTCGACAACGTTGACAAACTGGAGCACCTGAGTTCGCTCCTCCAGGCCGCCCGCGTCAAGGCTGACCAACTCGCCGCCGAAGTCGACGCTGCGGAGAATCGCCGTGAGACCGAACGCCTGCGCGCTGAGGCACTGGCACTGACTGAAACCCACAAATGGGACCAACTGGATTCTGCCCGGGCCAGCAGCAGGGTGGAGCGCCACAAGGAACGGCTGGAAGAGATCCTGGCGGCAAGCGGCGACCTTCGAGCAGCGGAAGCTGCCGCGATGGAGGCGGGGGCACGATGGGAGGCCGCGCAGAAGGCCCAGCAAGCCGCCATGGAGACACTGGCTGAAGTGAAAACCGAACTAGCGGGATTAAACCGTATTGTCTTGGGGCTTGAGCCTCGCGTTGCCGGGGCAACAGAGGTGCCTGAGGAGCTTGGCAATCTTCTCCGGGAACGGTTCCTGGGGCAGCGCCGCAGCATCGTCCACGAGGTGATCGACGAAGTCGCACTGACAGTGGCCACGGGGTTGGGCGCGGAGGAAAAGCTGGCCACGTCACAGGCCGCAGCCGCCCGAACTGCCTTCGCCTCGCTGGCGGGAGAGTTCCGGCGTCTTTGGGCCGCCAAAGCCGGGGACTTGACCGACCAGGTGGAGGATGCTGGCGGATATCTTGCTCTGTTGGAGCAGCTTGTCGCGGACCGCCTGCCGGACTTTGAGACCCGGTTCTTCGAACTCGTGGAACGCCAGTCGCAGCAAAATGTGGCCACATTGGCCAATGAGATCCGCCGCGCGCCCTTGGAAGTGCGCGACAGGGTGGCCCCCATCAACGGCTCCCTTAAACGGTCTGCCTTCGACGCCGGGCGGTTCCTGAAGATCGTCGTCAAGGAGAACCGGGGCGAGCTGGGTAGGAAGTTCCTTAGCGACCTGCAGGACATCAGTACGGGATCATGGGTGGCCAAGAACCGCGACGAGGCCGAAGCCAAGTTCGAAGTCATGCGGCGCCTCATGGAGAGACTCGCCTCGAGCGAACCCGGCGATACCTCCTGGCGGAACCAATGCCTGGACACCCGACTGCACGTGCGCTTCACCGCCACGGAGGTGGACTTCGCTGGCAGGCAGCTCAATGTATACGATTCCAGCGCGGGTCTCTCGGGCGGTCAGCGGCAAAAGCTTGTCACGTTTTGCCTGGCCGCGGCCCTGCGCTACCAGCTGGCCGGCGATGACGAGGACGTGCCGCGCTACGGAACTGTCATCATGGACGAGGCGTTCGATAAGGCGGACAGCAACTTCACCCGGATCGCCATGGACGTCTTCACCGAATTCGGTTTCCACATGGTGCTCGCCACCCCGTTGAAACTCCTGCAAACGCTGGAGGACTACATCGGGGGCATGGCCGTGATCACCTGCCGGGACTTCCAGGACTCCCGCATCGGCTCCCTGTCCATGGATGACGATGACGGTCCGGATTCTGCTCCACTGCGCGCCGAAGTGCCGGCACGGGAGAGGCCGGCCGTCGCAGCGCTGTCGGACACCGGGAACGCTGAAGACCCGGCCGAGACGGGTGCCTTGTTTTGA
- a CDS encoding DUF4194 domain-containing protein — MSESGVPGPAGAEGPLSDVALWEGDTGTLREPSRRVLVQLLRGPYLSASRHGNLWTALLSDEDAVRSSLADLFLDLVTDHAAQVAFVRNTSADVDAPKVMRTATLTFLDTALLLHLRQTLLQESGGRKTIVGADEVADQLQVYRGKDNADVAGFSKRINSSWQKMVKYGLLAATSTEGRFEVSPVLRLVFGAEEIAAVQAEYRRLAAEVEPGSAELPDTDEETE, encoded by the coding sequence GTGAGCGAATCAGGCGTACCCGGACCGGCCGGAGCCGAGGGACCGTTGTCCGACGTCGCGCTGTGGGAGGGCGACACCGGCACCCTGCGGGAGCCCTCCCGCCGGGTCCTCGTCCAGCTTCTACGCGGCCCCTATCTCTCCGCCTCCCGGCACGGCAATCTATGGACGGCTCTCTTGTCCGACGAGGACGCCGTCCGGTCCAGCTTGGCAGACCTGTTCCTGGACCTAGTCACCGATCACGCCGCACAGGTCGCCTTCGTCCGCAACACCTCTGCGGACGTTGACGCGCCGAAGGTGATGCGCACTGCCACATTGACGTTCCTGGACACAGCGCTGCTGCTCCACCTGCGGCAGACGCTACTGCAGGAAAGCGGCGGTCGGAAAACCATCGTTGGCGCGGATGAGGTGGCCGATCAACTGCAGGTTTACCGAGGGAAAGACAACGCCGACGTCGCGGGATTCTCCAAACGCATCAACTCGTCCTGGCAAAAAATGGTCAAATACGGGCTGTTGGCTGCAACCAGCACGGAGGGCCGTTTCGAGGTTTCGCCCGTCTTGAGGCTCGTCTTCGGTGCGGAGGAGATTGCAGCCGTGCAGGCGGAGTACCGGCGGCTGGCTGCGGAGGTAGAGCCCGGCTCCGCAGAACTGCCCGACACCGATGAGGAGACAGAATGA
- a CDS encoding DUF3375 domain-containing protein, with translation MTVLRAALTASRLLSEDPAWRLLRANNAAIAVAVLSKHLGGEQRRLAAPALFEHVEEDLEELRGNGFDLPQTAQAYCTAWRNDGVLIRRTAEGSREETFELSLGALQAIRFVAELSQPRQAATESRLATILDRVRVLARETDPDSTSRLRALHEERARIDGQIERAAGGDIDVLSAEQAAERLRDVLSLIEEIPSDFARVRSELEQLNRDLRERLIEQDGPRGSVLDDIFRGVDLLAESEAGRSFSGFYALLLDPEQGRDFEDSIDTIMDRQFTSRLSATQVRTLRRILPTLQDRSSEIHAVMTAFSRSLRRFVQSQELEQDRLINQRLRSALRQALETSQSVKPYAKTELSLDLTSVPLNSVAALNLHNPADFEAAGEITEHAAETVDIEELRALARASEIDMIELTGNINTVLSRQSSATIADVLADRPATQGVASVVGLLVLAEEHAIALSGREDVTWRPPGGSGTTRRGTVGRYLFTERIHP, from the coding sequence ATGACTGTTCTCCGCGCCGCACTCACGGCTTCTCGCTTGTTGAGCGAGGATCCAGCGTGGCGTCTGCTCCGGGCAAATAACGCAGCGATTGCAGTAGCTGTGCTGAGCAAGCATCTGGGCGGCGAGCAACGTCGGTTGGCGGCGCCGGCGCTTTTTGAGCACGTTGAGGAGGATCTGGAGGAGCTGCGGGGCAACGGGTTCGATCTGCCGCAGACGGCTCAGGCCTATTGCACAGCGTGGCGCAATGACGGCGTCCTGATCCGTCGCACTGCAGAGGGATCCCGCGAGGAGACCTTTGAATTGTCGCTGGGAGCTCTGCAGGCCATTCGCTTTGTCGCGGAGCTGTCCCAGCCGCGGCAGGCCGCCACCGAATCGCGTCTTGCCACAATCCTGGACAGGGTGCGCGTACTGGCCCGCGAAACAGACCCGGACAGTACGTCACGGCTGCGCGCACTGCATGAGGAACGCGCCCGCATCGATGGCCAGATTGAGCGGGCCGCCGGCGGGGACATTGACGTGCTGTCCGCCGAGCAGGCCGCTGAACGGCTGCGCGACGTACTATCGCTCATCGAAGAAATACCCAGTGATTTTGCCCGGGTCCGGTCCGAGCTTGAGCAACTCAACAGGGACCTGCGGGAACGGCTGATCGAACAGGATGGCCCGCGCGGCAGCGTCCTGGATGACATCTTCCGCGGTGTTGATCTCTTGGCGGAGTCCGAGGCTGGACGGAGCTTTTCCGGCTTCTATGCTCTACTGCTTGACCCGGAACAGGGACGTGATTTCGAGGACAGCATCGACACCATCATGGACAGGCAATTCACGTCCCGGCTCTCCGCAACGCAAGTGAGGACTCTGCGCCGGATTCTGCCCACGCTCCAAGACCGTAGCTCCGAAATCCATGCCGTCATGACTGCGTTCAGCCGCAGCCTGCGCCGCTTCGTCCAGTCCCAGGAACTCGAACAGGACCGGTTGATCAACCAGCGGCTGCGTTCTGCATTGCGGCAAGCTTTAGAGACCTCGCAGTCGGTAAAGCCCTATGCTAAGACGGAATTGTCACTGGACCTGACCAGTGTTCCGCTCAATTCAGTGGCCGCCCTTAATCTGCACAATCCGGCCGACTTCGAAGCCGCTGGCGAGATCACGGAGCATGCCGCCGAGACAGTGGACATTGAGGAACTCCGGGCTCTGGCCCGCGCCTCCGAGATCGACATGATCGAATTGACCGGCAATATAAATACCGTGCTGAGCCGTCAAAGCTCTGCAACCATTGCTGACGTTTTGGCTGATCGTCCGGCCACCCAAGGTGTGGCGAGCGTCGTCGGACTCCTAGTTCTAGCCGAAGAGCACGCCATCGCGCTGAGCGGCCGTGAAGACGTCACCTGGCGGCCCCCCGGAGGCTCCGGCACCACGCGCCGCGGCACTGTGGGCCGCTATCTCTTCACCGAAAGGATTCACCCGTGA
- a CDS encoding DUF4230 domain-containing protein gives MSEAKSFKPVALAASAVAVLLAALLVASMLGFGPFSSKSERNQTALLKSVKNVSQYHAAVGNFELLLDEKESTGGLPDFIAGRRTLFVAAGTVNAYVDLAGLAEEDLTVSADGKSVTLRLPEPQLDKPNIDHDRSYVYSQDRGIADRVVDAFTAPQQAELYLLAESDMAHAAENSELRQRAGENTKSMLTSLFGSLGYEVTFEGGASS, from the coding sequence ATGTCCGAAGCCAAATCATTCAAGCCGGTCGCGCTCGCTGCATCTGCGGTGGCGGTGCTACTGGCTGCACTGCTTGTAGCGAGCATGCTTGGGTTCGGCCCGTTTTCGAGCAAGAGCGAGCGTAACCAAACCGCTCTTTTGAAGTCCGTGAAGAACGTAAGCCAGTACCATGCTGCGGTCGGTAATTTTGAACTTTTGTTGGACGAGAAAGAAAGCACCGGGGGGCTTCCCGATTTCATAGCAGGACGACGGACGCTCTTTGTGGCCGCTGGAACCGTCAATGCCTATGTCGACCTTGCAGGTCTCGCCGAAGAGGACCTTACGGTGTCAGCGGACGGCAAATCGGTGACGCTGCGGCTTCCCGAGCCGCAGCTCGACAAGCCCAATATCGACCATGACCGGTCCTATGTGTACAGCCAGGATCGGGGTATCGCTGACCGAGTCGTAGATGCGTTCACGGCCCCTCAGCAAGCGGAGCTCTATCTCCTCGCCGAATCGGATATGGCTCACGCTGCTGAGAACTCCGAGCTGCGGCAGCGAGCGGGTGAAAATACCAAGAGCATGCTGACCAGTCTGTTCGGGTCGCTTGGATACGAGGTTACCTTTGAGGGCGGCGCATCTAGTTAG